The following is a genomic window from Geoalkalibacter halelectricus.
GAGGCGATTATGGCCGTGCTCGCCGGTGGAACGCCGGGGCAAACCTACAACATCGGCGGCAACAACGAGAAGCAGAACATTGAGATCGTGCAGCTGATCTGCGACTTGCTCGATGAGCAGCTCGGCCGGCTGGCCGACGGGCGGGCGCGCCGTGACCTTATCACTTATGTCAAGGATCGTCCCGGTCATGACCGGCGTTATGCCATCGATGCCGGGAAAATCGCCCGGGAGCTGGACTGGCGGCCGAAGGTCGGATTCGAGGAGGGCATGCGCCGCACCCTGCAATGGTATCTTGATCACCGCGAGTGGGTCGAGAGCGTGGTCAGCGGCGATTATCAGGCCTATTACCAGCGTATGTATGGAGAGCGTAAGTGAGCCCGGAGTTCCCCAAAGGTCAGCGACCGCCGCTGCTGCTCACCGGGGCGGGGGGCATGCTCGGCAGCATGTTGCAGGCCCGCACGCCGGCGATCTACGATCTGCATCCCTGTACCCATGCCGACCTCGACATCACCGATGCCGATCAGGTCGAGGCGCTGGTGTTGCGGTTGCGGCCGCAGGTCATTGTCAATTGCGCCGCCTTTGCCCGGGTGGATGCCTGTGAAGCCAGCCGCGAACTGGCTCTCCTGGTCAACGGCGAGGGGCCGGGAATTCTGGCCCGCGCGGCCCACAAGGTTGGCGCCGTGCTGGTGCACTTTTCCACCGACTATGTCTTCGATGGCTGTTACCGGCATCCCTATGTCGAGGAGGATGCCACGGCGCCGCTTTCGGTTTACGGACTCAGCAAGCTGCGCGGCGAGCAGGCCATCCAGGAGAGCGGTTTGGAGCGCTATTTTATCATCCGCACCAGTTGGCTCTATGGCCCCGGCGGACCCAATTTCGTCGAAACCATCATCCGCCTGGCCCAAGAGCGTGAAGAGCTGCGCATCGTCGACGATCAGATTGGCTGCCCCACCTACACCCGCGATCTGGTGCTGGCCGCCTTTCGTCTGCTCGATGTGCCGCGCCACAGCGACCTCGACCATCATTCCAGCCCTTACGGAACCTTCCACTTCGCCGGGGAAGGGCAGTGCAGCTGGTTTGAATTCGCTGAGGTCATCGTCACGCTGCTGCGCCACCACGGCCAGGATCTCGCCGTCAAGCGCATCCTGCCCATCAGCACCGCGGACTATCCCCTGCCGGCGGCGCGCCCGGCCTGGTCGGTTCTGTCCACAGCCAAATATCAGCGCGTGACCGGGGCGGCCATTCCCCATTGGCGCCAGAGCCTCAAGGATTATTTCGAAGCGAGGTTTTCATGATTCAAAAAGGCATCATTCTCGCGGGTGGAGCCGGCTCGCGGCTCTATCCCCTGACCCAGGTGGCCAGCAAGCAACTGATGCCGGTCTATGACAAACCGATGATCTACTATCCTCTGGCGACGCTGATGATGGCGGGCATCCGGGATATCCTGATCATCTCGACGCCCCAGGATACCCCGCGCTTCAAAGACCTGCTCGGCGACGGGGCGCGCTGGGGCATTAGCCTGTCCTACGCCGTGCAGCCCGAGCCTCGCGGTATCGCCCAGGCGTTTCTGGTCGGAGCCGATTTTGTCGGCGACCAACCCGTGTGCCTGATTCTCGGCGACAACCTTTTCTATGGGCGCATGGAACTGGATCGTCTGGTGACGGAGTTTTCCGGAGGCGCCATGGTTTTCGGCTATCCGGTCGCCGACCCGGAGCGCTATGGGGTGGTGGAATTCGACCGCGACGGCCGGGTGCTGAGCCTGGAAGAAAAGCCCGCGCATCCCAAAAGCCATTACGCCGTACCTGGTCTTTATCTCTATGACGGCAAAGTGGTGAGCCTGGCCCGCGAGCTCAAGCCTTCAGCGCGCGGCGAACTCGAGATCACCGACCTTAATCTCGAATATCTGCGGCGCGGCGAGTTGCGGGTGGAAAAGCTCGGCCGCGGTATTGCCTGGCTCGATACCGGCACCCACATGAGCCTGCTGGAGGCCAGCCATTTCATCGGAACCCTGGAGGCGCGCCAGGGGCTCAAGATTGCCTGTCTGGAGGAAATCGCCCTGCGCAATAAATTTATCGACGCGGCCCAGATGCGCGAGGTTATCGAGCAAACGCCCAAATCAAGCTACCGGGACTACCTGGAGATGGTCCTGCGCGATCTCTGAGGCATGGGAGCGAGAATGAATCTGGTCCCTACGGCCATCCCCGAGGTGTTGATCGTTGAACCCAAGGTGTTCGGCGATGAACGCGGGTTTTTCTACGAAAGTTTCAACCAGCGCCTTTGGTGTCAGGCCACCGGGTTGCCCGGCGTGTTCGTGCAGGACAATCATTCCCGATCGCTGCAAGGAGTCCTGCGCGGCCTGCATTATCAGATTCGCCAACCCCAGGGCAAGTTAGTGCGCTGTACCCTGGGTGAGGTGTTTGACGTGGCCGTTGACCTGCGGCGTTTCTCGCCAAGCTTCGGCCGTTGGGTCGGAGTGCGGCTCTCGGCGC
Proteins encoded in this region:
- the rfbC gene encoding dTDP-4-dehydrorhamnose 3,5-epimerase, which translates into the protein MNLVPTAIPEVLIVEPKVFGDERGFFYESFNQRLWCQATGLPGVFVQDNHSRSLQGVLRGLHYQIRQPQGKLVRCTLGEVFDVAVDLRRFSPSFGRWVGVRLSALNKRQLWIPPGFAHGFLVLSEAAEFLYKTTDYYAPEHERTLRWDDPQLAIDWPLDGAPLLSAKDSQGLELAAAPVYTEPLSGQE
- the rfbD gene encoding dTDP-4-dehydrorhamnose reductase; this encodes MSPEFPKGQRPPLLLTGAGGMLGSMLQARTPAIYDLHPCTHADLDITDADQVEALVLRLRPQVIVNCAAFARVDACEASRELALLVNGEGPGILARAAHKVGAVLVHFSTDYVFDGCYRHPYVEEDATAPLSVYGLSKLRGEQAIQESGLERYFIIRTSWLYGPGGPNFVETIIRLAQEREELRIVDDQIGCPTYTRDLVLAAFRLLDVPRHSDLDHHSSPYGTFHFAGEGQCSWFEFAEVIVTLLRHHGQDLAVKRILPISTADYPLPAARPAWSVLSTAKYQRVTGAAIPHWRQSLKDYFEARFS
- the rfbA gene encoding glucose-1-phosphate thymidylyltransferase RfbA encodes the protein MIQKGIILAGGAGSRLYPLTQVASKQLMPVYDKPMIYYPLATLMMAGIRDILIISTPQDTPRFKDLLGDGARWGISLSYAVQPEPRGIAQAFLVGADFVGDQPVCLILGDNLFYGRMELDRLVTEFSGGAMVFGYPVADPERYGVVEFDRDGRVLSLEEKPAHPKSHYAVPGLYLYDGKVVSLARELKPSARGELEITDLNLEYLRRGELRVEKLGRGIAWLDTGTHMSLLEASHFIGTLEARQGLKIACLEEIALRNKFIDAAQMREVIEQTPKSSYRDYLEMVLRDL